A stretch of Desulfurivibrio alkaliphilus AHT 2 DNA encodes these proteins:
- a CDS encoding nucleoside recognition domain-containing protein, translated as MHAPKASAINIIWLGMIAVATVTAAYTGRMDEVTTASFESAKSGVMLAIGLIGPMAFWLGLMKVAEAGGLMLMIARALKPLMTRLFPQVPAEHPAMSAMIMNMAANTMGLGNAATPMGIKAMQELDKLAHEKGTATNAMCLFLAINTSSVTLLPLGVITVRAAAGATSPAEILIPAIVATLCSTMVAITMAKLLAGPEPGKPPVAGMTGIAAGPEAGAPGAKPDGGTAAGAQPSQPSQPADGVTLSPPGAAGRFFILLLLLAFAGGVVYRLFFAGGAGGEDSISVIGAISTWLIPMLIAGLLIFGYLRGVRVYEVATEGAKEGFNTAVRIIPFLVAIFVAIGMFRASGAMEILINVLSPFTERVGLPAEALSVALMRPLSGSGAFGMMSEIVARDPDSFVAFLVSVMQGSTETTFYVLAVYFGAVGITRTRHALPAALTADAAGIVAAVVVCNLWF; from the coding sequence ATGCACGCTCCCAAAGCATCGGCAATCAACATTATCTGGCTGGGGATGATCGCCGTGGCCACGGTGACCGCCGCCTATACCGGGCGGATGGATGAAGTTACCACCGCCTCTTTTGAATCGGCCAAATCAGGGGTAATGCTGGCCATTGGCCTGATCGGACCCATGGCCTTCTGGCTGGGGCTGATGAAGGTGGCCGAGGCCGGCGGGTTGATGCTGATGATCGCCCGGGCCCTGAAACCGCTGATGACCCGCCTTTTTCCCCAGGTGCCCGCCGAACACCCGGCTATGAGCGCCATGATCATGAACATGGCCGCCAATACCATGGGGCTTGGTAATGCCGCCACCCCCATGGGCATCAAGGCCATGCAGGAGCTGGACAAGCTGGCCCATGAAAAAGGCACGGCCACCAACGCCATGTGCCTTTTCCTGGCCATCAACACCTCCAGCGTCACCCTCCTGCCCCTGGGGGTGATCACCGTGCGGGCCGCCGCCGGAGCCACCAGTCCGGCGGAGATTCTGATTCCCGCCATTGTCGCCACCCTTTGCTCGACCATGGTGGCCATCACCATGGCCAAATTGCTGGCCGGTCCCGAACCGGGCAAACCGCCGGTTGCCGGGATGACCGGGATCGCCGCCGGGCCGGAGGCCGGGGCGCCGGGGGCCAAGCCTGACGGCGGGACTGCTGCCGGCGCTCAGCCGAGCCAGCCCTCCCAGCCTGCTGATGGTGTGACTTTAAGCCCGCCCGGTGCCGCCGGCCGTTTTTTTATCCTGCTGTTGTTGCTGGCCTTTGCCGGCGGGGTTGTCTACCGGCTGTTTTTTGCCGGCGGCGCTGGCGGGGAGGACTCCATCTCGGTGATCGGCGCCATCTCCACCTGGCTGATTCCCATGCTGATTGCCGGTTTGCTGATTTTCGGCTATCTGCGCGGGGTCAGGGTGTATGAAGTGGCCACCGAAGGGGCCAAGGAAGGGTTCAACACCGCGGTGCGGATTATCCCTTTCCTGGTGGCGATTTTTGTTGCCATCGGCATGTTCCGGGCCAGCGGCGCCATGGAGATTTTGATCAACGTCCTCTCCCCTTTTACCGAGCGGGTCGGGCTGCCCGCCGAGGCCTTGAGCGTGGCCCTGATGCGGCCGCTTTCCGGCAGCGGCGCCTTCGGGATGATGAGCGAGATCGTGGCCCGCGACCCGGACAGCTTTGTCGCCTTTCTGGTTTCGGTGATGCAGGGCTCCACCGAAACCACTTTTTATGTGCTGGCGGTATATTTCGGCGCCGTGGGGATTACCCGCACCCGCCACGCCCTGCCCGCCGCCCTCACCGCCGATGCGGCCGGCATTGTGGCGGCAGTGGTGGTTTGTAACCTATGGTTTTAG
- a CDS encoding XTP/dITP diphosphatase: MKQIIVLATRNQGKVKELQQMLAGFPVDIRSLADFGPLPEVVEDGATFDDNAYKKALFTAKALGLPAMADDSGLEVAALDGAPGVYSARYAGEKADDAANIAKLLKEMEGKEDRRAAFVCVLSLAVPSGPALTYEGRCEGEITHEPKGSGGFGYDPVMFYHPLGKTFAEMTPEEKNQVSHRGQAMAQVREEFDKILKWLEQRLVEEKDPKPDHRQFEHNDWSREVMVK; the protein is encoded by the coding sequence ATGAAGCAGATTATTGTTTTGGCCACCCGCAATCAGGGCAAGGTCAAGGAGTTGCAACAGATGCTGGCAGGTTTCCCGGTGGATATCCGTTCACTGGCCGATTTCGGGCCGCTGCCGGAAGTGGTGGAGGATGGCGCCACCTTTGATGACAACGCTTACAAAAAGGCCCTGTTTACCGCCAAGGCTTTAGGGCTGCCGGCCATGGCCGACGACTCCGGCCTGGAGGTGGCGGCCCTGGATGGCGCCCCGGGGGTTTATTCGGCCCGCTATGCCGGAGAAAAAGCCGATGATGCGGCCAACATCGCCAAGCTGCTGAAGGAGATGGAGGGCAAGGAAGATCGCCGGGCCGCCTTTGTTTGCGTCCTGTCGTTGGCCGTGCCCTCCGGTCCGGCCCTGACTTACGAGGGGCGCTGTGAGGGGGAGATTACCCACGAGCCCAAAGGCAGCGGAGGGTTTGGTTATGATCCGGTGATGTTTTACCATCCCCTTGGCAAAACTTTTGCCGAGATGACCCCGGAGGAGAAAAACCAGGTCAGCCACCGGGGCCAGGCCATGGCCCAGGTGCGGGAGGAGTTTGACAAGATCCTGAAGTGGCTGGAGCAGCGCCTGGTGGAAGAGAAAGACCCCAAGCCGGACCACCGCCAGTTTGAACACAACGACTGGTCCCGGGAGGTCATGGTAAAATGA
- a CDS encoding imidazole glycerol phosphate synthase HisHF produces MTTGTLPIVTLLDYGAGNVRSVRNAIRKLGYTVQEVVEPADILRAEKLIFPGVGSFGAAMESLQNRGFLEPLRQYLAADRPYLGICLGLQTLFEGSEESPGVAGLGLIKGHIERFRAPGLAVPQIGWNGIAMRQPSSLFADYREEKLYFVHTYRATASQENRAWILAETAYGGDFISAVQRGKVVACQFHPEKSGRAGLNILRNFLQEPQARPRPVSVATPAPGVSLGASGFPPSRTRLAKRIIACLDVRSNDQGDLVVTKGDQYDVRESGGEVRNLGKPVELAARYFREGADEVTFLNITAFRDFPLEDQPMLEVLERASEEVFVPLTIGGGIREFTDANGRFYSALDVAARYFRAGADKISIGSDAVAVVEDYLRRGRRKDGKSSIEQIAYVYGNQAVVISIDPRRVYVKSPDEVPHRVIPTAFPGPNGEEYCWYQCTVKGGREGRDLDAATLAAACEELGAGEILLNCIDKDGTNSGFDLELIKMVKEAVGIPVIASSGAGRSEHFSEVFTATNAEAALAAGIFHRREVEISAVKEHLQRHGIEVRL; encoded by the coding sequence ATGACCACCGGCACCTTACCCATCGTCACCCTGCTGGATTACGGCGCGGGCAACGTGCGCAGCGTCCGTAACGCCATCCGCAAACTGGGCTATACCGTACAAGAGGTGGTCGAGCCCGCCGATATCCTGCGGGCCGAAAAACTGATCTTTCCCGGCGTGGGAAGCTTTGGCGCCGCCATGGAAAGCCTGCAGAACCGAGGTTTTTTGGAGCCCCTGCGGCAATACCTGGCGGCCGACCGCCCTTACCTGGGCATCTGCCTGGGTTTGCAGACCCTGTTTGAAGGCAGTGAGGAGTCTCCCGGGGTGGCCGGGCTGGGCCTGATCAAAGGGCACATTGAGAGGTTCCGGGCGCCGGGCCTGGCAGTGCCCCAGATCGGCTGGAACGGCATTGCCATGCGCCAGCCCTCGTCGCTTTTTGCCGACTACCGAGAGGAAAAATTATACTTCGTCCACACCTACCGCGCTACCGCCAGCCAGGAAAACCGTGCCTGGATCCTGGCGGAAACCGCATACGGCGGCGACTTCATCAGCGCCGTGCAGCGGGGAAAGGTGGTGGCCTGCCAGTTTCACCCGGAAAAAAGCGGTCGGGCAGGGCTGAATATTTTACGCAACTTCCTGCAGGAACCCCAGGCCCGGCCCCGGCCGGTCAGCGTCGCAACCCCGGCCCCGGGAGTTAGTCTGGGTGCTTCCGGCTTTCCGCCTTCCCGTACCAGGCTGGCCAAGCGGATCATCGCCTGCCTCGATGTCCGCAGCAATGATCAGGGTGATCTGGTGGTAACCAAAGGCGACCAGTACGATGTCCGGGAGAGCGGTGGTGAGGTACGCAACCTGGGTAAGCCGGTGGAGCTGGCGGCCCGCTACTTCCGGGAGGGGGCCGACGAGGTGACCTTTCTTAACATCACCGCCTTCCGTGACTTTCCCTTGGAAGATCAGCCCATGCTGGAGGTGCTGGAACGGGCCTCGGAAGAGGTTTTCGTGCCGCTCACCATCGGCGGCGGCATCCGGGAGTTCACCGACGCCAATGGTCGTTTTTACTCGGCCCTGGACGTGGCGGCCCGCTATTTCCGGGCCGGGGCCGACAAGATCTCCATCGGCAGCGACGCGGTGGCGGTGGTGGAGGATTATCTGCGCCGGGGCCGCAGGAAGGACGGCAAAAGCTCCATTGAGCAAATAGCCTATGTTTACGGCAACCAGGCGGTGGTGATTTCCATCGACCCCCGCCGGGTTTACGTAAAGAGCCCCGATGAGGTGCCCCACCGGGTAATCCCCACCGCCTTTCCCGGCCCCAATGGCGAAGAGTATTGCTGGTACCAGTGCACCGTCAAGGGCGGTCGCGAGGGCCGCGACCTTGATGCCGCCACCCTGGCGGCGGCCTGCGAGGAACTGGGGGCCGGCGAGATTCTGCTCAACTGTATCGACAAGGACGGCACCAACTCCGGCTTCGACCTGGAACTGATCAAAATGGTCAAAGAGGCGGTGGGTATCCCGGTGATCGCCTCCAGCGGCGCCGGCAGATCCGAACACTTCAGCGAGGTCTTCACCGCCACCAACGCCGAAGCCGCCCTGGCCGCCGGCATCTTCCACCGCCGCGAGGTGGAGATCTCGGCGGTCAAGGAACACCTGCAGCGTCACGGGATAGAGGTGCGCCTGTGA